A stretch of the Porifericola rhodea genome encodes the following:
- a CDS encoding OmpA/MotB family protein, whose translation MFDQRYDTESHEGESQWISISDLMSVLMMIFLFIAISYMINVMEEQERIKEIAVAYNELQDQLYQDLNKEFKDDLEDWNASIDRKTLSVKFESPEVLFEQGSDVLRDEFRIILLDFFPRYINILTSEKYIDNIDEIRIEGHTSSEWSSNSFPQEAYIGNMKLSQDRTREVLAYVLLLDQVKGKRNWIKNKVTANGLSSSKLVFTDENEEDKVRSRRVEFRVKTNAEQQIVKILTAN comes from the coding sequence ATGTTTGACCAAAGATACGACACCGAATCTCACGAAGGTGAAAGTCAGTGGATATCCATTTCTGATTTAATGTCAGTGTTAATGATGATCTTTTTATTCATAGCCATTAGTTATATGATCAATGTGATGGAGGAACAGGAAAGGATAAAAGAAATCGCTGTTGCCTACAATGAGCTTCAAGATCAACTATATCAAGATCTTAATAAAGAGTTTAAGGATGATCTTGAAGATTGGAATGCAAGCATTGATCGCAAAACTCTATCTGTTAAGTTTGAGTCACCGGAAGTTCTTTTTGAACAGGGAAGTGATGTACTTCGGGATGAATTCAGAATTATCCTTTTAGATTTCTTTCCACGATACATAAACATCTTAACAAGTGAGAAATATATTGATAATATTGATGAAATAAGAATTGAAGGACATACTTCTAGCGAGTGGAGTAGCAATTCTTTTCCACAGGAAGCTTACATCGGTAACATGAAGCTATCTCAAGATCGTACTAGGGAAGTTCTGGCTTATGTACTTTTGTTGGATCAAGTTAAGGGCAAGAGGAATTGGATTAAAAATAAAGTCACGGCAAATGGTCTTTCATCTAGCAAGCTTGTCTTTACTGATGAAAATGAAGAAGATAAGGTAAGGTCGCGAAGAGTAGAGTTTCGTGTAAAAACAAATGCGGAACAACAGATAGTCAAAA